CGTCATATTTGCTGGATCTAGAAAGTTCTGGCGGATAAACGTGTAATACGGTTCCCCAGAAATAATTTCAATAAGGGCCGCCAACAGGCCAAAGGCCCCATGGGAATGTTTTTTGCCTTTTCCGGGCTCGAAGAGCAACTCTTGGGCCAGCAGGCGTTGCACCGCCTCTTTTCGGTCAATGTACCTCAAATCAGCATCCCAATCTTCGTTGGTATGGAAGAAATCAGGAAATCCAGACTGGCCCGTCAATAGGTGATGTATGGTGATAGAAGATTTATCCTCGGGAACATTGTCAAGATATTTATCAATGGTGTCTTCAAGAGCTATTTGACCTTTTTGACGAAGCAAAAAAATGGCCGCTACCGTAAAGTCTATGGGCCGGGATCCAATGCCAAAAATTGTATTTACAGTGTTTTTTTGGTTTAGCTTTTCATTGGCCATACCAAAACCCTTTTCGAAAAAAACCTCACCTTTGATCCGCACGTGAACGAGGCCAGCAAATCCCTCCTGTTCCAAATTATCAATAGTTTGCCCCAAATTCTCCAATGTTATCGTCATGGCATCCGCTGCCTTCATTACTTCCAGATTGGAAATAACATCGTTTTCATGGTCTAAAACTACCTTGAGTTGCTTGCTCCCGTTGTCCGAAGACAGATTGAACAGTACTATATTGTTCATCAAATCAACACCTATACCATCCAAATACGGTCGTAGTTGACTACGCAGTCGCTTCAAATATTCAAAGGTTTTCTTGCGGCTCTCGCCAGACATTTGGGCCATATTTCTATCGATAAAAGCATTGATGGCCCCATCATCGTTGGATAAGAGGAATTTCTCTACATTTCGCTCGGCCTTGGCCTCAAGGGCTTCTGGTGAAAGCTGGGCCTGCCCCGTGGAGACCGTACAAATCATAATAAAAAGGAAAAAGAATCTGTTCAATGGCAACATACTACGGTTATTTGATTGAATGTAAGCACATCAAATATAACTATTTTTTTAGTTATATAACTATTTTTTTAGTTTTTAAACTAAAATGACAGTTTTCCATACGATAGAAATTTCGAAAATGCTATCCCGAATCGAAACAGGTGATAAGCAGTATATCTGAGGGGATTCCTTTTAAAACCCATTATGGCTTTAGGCCATGTATCCGGTCATTGGAAGGATATTAATTTTGAAGGGCTTTCAGGGCCTCCCGTACCGACCCGTATTTTTCAAGTGCTTTTCCCGCTTCTTCATAATCCATCCCCAGGGCTTCTACCAAATAGCGGGTACCCCGATCTACCAATTTGTTGTTGCTCAGTTGCATATCGACCATTTTGTTGCCCTTTACCCGACCGATTTTGATCATCAGGGCGCTGGAGATCATATTGAGGGCCAATTTTTGGCTTGTACCGCTCTTCATGCGGGTGCTGCCCGTAACAAACTCAGGCCCCACCTCTATTTCAATGGCGATATCGACCAATTTGGCCAACGGCGACCCCGGATTGTTGGTGATGCCAGCGGTCAAAATTCCATGTTTTTTGGCATCTTCAAGACCACCCAAGACATAGGGGGTGGTACCCGAAGCGGCAATGCCCACCAGCACATCGTTTTTGTTGATGGCATATTCCTGCAAATCTTTCCAAGCTTGTTTGGTATCGTCCTCTGCAAACTCAACCGCTTTTCGAATGGCTACGTCGCCACCCGCTATCAAACCGATGACCCTATCGTGTGGCATACCATAGGTGGGCGGAATCTCTGAGGCATCTAAAATGCCAAGTCGTCCGCTCGTGCCCGCACCGATATAGAACAGTCGGCCTCCTTTTTGAAAACGTTCCACGGTGGCATCGACAAGTTTCGTGATTTGCGGAATCACCTTTTCTACCGCAAAGGCCACCTTTTTATCTTCCTCGTTGATATTCCGCAATATTTCAGCGGTCGACATTTTTTCCAGGTCATTGTACAACGACGGCTGCTCGGTAATCTTCTTATAGTCGGCCATATTACAGCAAACGTATTTCTTGGTTTCTAAAATTGTCCAATAAAGGGTGGTCTGGGTCCAGTTCGGTGACCATCACATCAATGTCGTTCAGTTCGCAGGTCTTGAAACGGTGCTGCGAATTCAGTTTTTCAGAAATGCAGAGCAAAACGGTTTTCTTGGAGGCCTGTATAACCGCTTTTTTGGTCTGCACGATATCCCAGTCAAATTCTGTCAATCCGAATTGGGCATCGACATAACCGGTTCCTATAAAGCTGTAATCTGCCTTGATCTGTGACAGGTTGTGCACAGCATTGGCCCCAATGGCAATCTGTGAATCTTTTGACAACACACCTCCAATGAAAATGGTCTCCACATTGGGTTTGTTCAGTAGCTCCATGGCCACGGGCAAGCTCAGTGTAAAACAGGTCAAATTCAGTTTTGGGGGTAAAATTCTCGCCAACTCCAAACAAGTTGTACCCCCGTCTATCAATATTACGCTGTTATCTTTCAGTAGTTTAACGGCCTTTTCGGCAATGGCCATTTTTTGTTCAAGTGCATAGACATTGTTTCGTGCGGGGCTATAGTTTGCAAATCCAAGTGAAACAGCCCCTCCATGTACCTTTCTAAGCTTGTTGTCGGCATCGAGCTCTTTTACATCGCGCCGCACCGTATCAATGGATACATCCAGCTTCTCGGCAATGTCGGTCAGCAAGACACGATTGTGCAGTTCAACTTCGTTCAAAATGGTTCTTTGGCGCTCTTCTTTAAGCATTTTCTTTTGTCTATTTTCAGAACGGTTGCAAAGATAATCAATTTACCAACATGCCGTTTTATTCAGGTAAATTGTTAAAAAAGGTTGTTAAGAGCAAAAAACAGCAAATAAAAAAGCAAAAAACAGCAGATTATGATTTTATTGCTTATTTTTGCCTCGATAAATCTGTTCAACAAGTCAAGATTATGCTAGAAACCAAAAAAAGAGACATTTCGTACCAACCTGCCGGCCAGTTCGAAGAGACCCGTTTCGAAAAAATCCACAATGTAATTTTTGAAAGTTCCGACGAGGCCTCCCTTCAGGTGGCTGAAGAAATAGCCAATTTGATTAGGGACAAACAATCAAAAGGAGAGACCTGTGTACTTGGCCTTGCTACGGGCTCATCCCCTATTAGGGTGTACGAAGAGTTGGTGCGTATGCACCGTGAAGAAGGGCTGAGTTTTAAAAATGTCATCACCTTCAATCTTGACGAATACCTGCCAATGGAAAAGGATAACCGGCAGAGCTACCATCACTTTATGCACGAACATTTGTTCAACCATGTAGATATCGATCCAGAAAATATCAACATTCCCGATGGAATGGTGCCCCCTGAAAAAACCAAGGAGTACTGCCTGTCTTATGAGAAAAAAATTAAAGATGCCGGCGGAATCGATTTTCAACTCTTGGGTATCGGCAGAACGGGCCACATCGGGTTCAACGAACCGGGTTCCCACTACAATTCGGGCACGCGCGTCATTACGCTCGACCATATAACCCGTGTCGATGCGGGTCCAGCTTTTTTGGGCATCGACAATGTACCGCGCAAGGCCATTACCATGGGCATCGCTACCGTTAGAAGCGCCAGAAGAATTGTGTTGCTCGCGTGGGGGCAGAACAAGGCCGACATCATCAAAAAAACCATTGAAGGCGAAATCTCTTCAGAAGTGCCCGCCACTTACTTACAAGAACATGATAACTGTACCTTTGTATTGGACGAGGCCGCGGGCAGCGAGTTAACCCGTAACAAAACACCTTGGTTGGTCGATGAATCATTAGAGTGGACCGAGCCCCTGACCGCAAAGGCCGTGGTATGGCTCTGCAGCAAAACCGACAAATCCATCCTTCGCCTTACCGACAAAGATTACAACGACAACGGCATGTCGGGACTGTTGACACAAGAAGACTCGTACGACCTGAACATTCGCATGTTCAACCGGCTGCAACACACCATCACGGGCTGGCCCGGGGGCAAGCCCAATGCAGATGACACCAAACGGCCCGAGCGTGCCGAACCTGCCAAAAAACGGGTCATTATCTTTAGTCCGCACCCCGATGACGATGTCATTTCGATGGGGGGCACCTTCGACAGGCTCGTTCAACAAGGGCATGAGGTGCATGTGGCCTATCAGACCTCTGGAAACATTGCAGTTTCTGACAAAGATGCGCTTCGGTATGCCGAAATAGCCAATACCATTGCCCCCTCGAAAGAGGCACAGGCCATTATCGATGCGATCAAGGCGAAAAAAGATAGTAGCATCGATCCCATAGAGGTCAGAAAACTGAAAGGTTATATCAGAAGGGGCGAATCGTACGCCGCTACGAGATACCTGGGCCTTGACGACCGGTACGTTCATTTTTTAGACCTGCCCTTCTATGAAACGGGCACCATCAAGAAAAAAAGTCTTTCTGAGGAAGACTACCAAATTATGGTCGACATCATTAAAAAGGTGAAGCCCCATCAAATCTATGCGGCAGGCGACCTGGCCGACCCACACGGCACCCACAAGGTCTGTCTTGATGCGGTATTGGAAGCGGTAAAACGACTCAAAAAAGAACCATTTATGAACGACTGCTGGCTATGGCTCTACCGCGGTGCATGGCATGAGTGGGACATTGACCAGATTGAAATGGCCGTCCCCATGAGTCCTGATCAGGTGCTCAGAAAACGGAATGCCATTTTCTGCCACCAGTCACAAAAAGACGGGGTCATGTTCCAAGGCAACGATTCGCGTGAGTTTTGGATGCGTGCCGAGGAACGCAACAAAGAAACCGCTGAATGGTACAATAAATTGGGCTTGGCCGATTATGCCGCCATGGAAGCATTCGTCCGTTACCATTTTTAGGAAGCTTTTCATCAATTCTTTACCTTTAGTCATTGTCCTTGGAAACTTAAAATGGGGAGAAAATTTTTATTGCTCTTAATATTGGCTCTTGGTTCCTGTGCCGGTCTGAAATACGAAAAATATCCAGAACAAGAATTTAGGGGCGTATGGGTGGCCACCGTGGTCAATATCGATTGGCCCAAAAGCGGAAATGATTCCGTAAAAAAGCAGAAAGAAGATTTTCTTCGGATTCTCGACTTCTACGATAGCCTTAATTTCAACACGCTGATCGTACAGGTCAGAACTGCCGGTGATGCCTTCTACCTGTCTGAGATGGCCCCATGGTCTCGTTTTTTGACAGGCGCCGAAGGTGTGCCCAAAGAGGGGTTTGAAGATCCCTTGCAATGGATGCTCGATAAGACCCATGAACGGGGTATGCAATTTCACGCCTGGTTCAACCCCTATCGGGCAACCTTTGACCTCGATACCACTATTTTGGCCGAAACCCATGATTTTTACCGGCACCGCGATTGGATGTTGAAATATGGCAAGAAGTACTACTATAACCCCGGCATCCCCGAGGTATGGAAGCATCTGACCAAAGTGGTAGAAGAAGTGGTCGACAAGTATGATATTGACGGGGTACATTTCGATGATTATTTCTATCCCTATAAAATTAAGGGTGAGATTTTTAATGATTCCCTGGCCTATGCTGAGAATGCTTTGCCACACCAAAATTTGGAGGATTGGCGCCGTGCCAATGTCGATTCGTTGGTGCAAAACATCCACCAGGTGATCGAGGGCAAAAAACCATGGGTGCGCTTTGGGGTGAGTCCGTTCGGGGTATGGAAAAACCAATCGACCGACCCTGAGGGTTCTGAAACCCAAGCTGGCCAGACCACTTACGAAGATCTGTATGCCGACCCCCTGCTTTGGATGCAAAAGGGCTGGCTCGACTATATCGTGCCACAGGCTTATTGGAGCATGCACTACCCAGCCGCCTCGCATGAAAAGATTGCGCAATGGTGGGCACAGAACAGTGAGAACACCAATTTGTACATGGGCAACGGCCCATACAAGATCAGGAACAATCCCGACAAGGCGTGGAAACGGAAAAGGGAATTGCCGAAACAATTGGCCTTGGCCCGAAACATACCACAGATCAAGGGCAATGTATTTTTTAGTGCAAAATCATTGCTTAACCGGCATGAGGATGTGGTGAACAAACTCCGAAGAAATTTTTACAAAAGGCCCGCAGCTGTGCCACCAATGGCCAACAATGCGAAAAAAAACATCCCAAAACCTGCCATTGCCTCCAAAAAACGCCTGGACAAAGAGACAGAACTCTGTGTTTCCCATTTTGATTCTGTTCCCCGTTTTGTGTCACTCTATACCATGAATGGAAGTGGTGAGCCCGATGAACTGTTGGCAAAAGGATACATTCCCGCCAACGAATCAGAAAGCTGCCTTCGGGCCACGTTTGGTAGAAGGCAGTTAAAAAAGGGTGTTGGCATCATGGTAGAGGACGCATACGGCAATCGAAGTGATTTGCAAAGGGCGACATTTGATGATTAAAGACCAATATGCGCAATGGCAGAACGAGTTTCTCCAAAAAATATGGATATTCGTAACAACCAAACCCTCTAGCTTTCCCCATGAAAGGAATCCAAAAAGATAAACGGGCATGGGCCTGGGTACCCCTTTTATATTTTACACAGGGCCTACCCTATGTTGTTGTGGTGACCGTTTCGGTAATCATGTACAAAAAACTGGGCATCAGCAATGCCGATATCGGCCTGTACACCAGTTGGCTCTATTTGCCCTGGGTATTGAAACCACTGTGGAGTCCGTTTGTGGACCTAAAAAGCACCAAACGCAATTGGTTTTTGGCCATGCAATTGCTCATTTCCATTGCCCTTTTGGGGGTGGGGCTGACCCTACCGACCAACCTCTTTTTTGTGACTACCTTAGCCTGTTTTTGGATGGCCGCTTTTGCTTCTGCCACCAATGATATTGCCTCTGACGGCTACTATATGATAGGCCTAACAGAAAAAAAACAATCGTTTTTTGTGGGCATTCGCAGCACTTTTTACCGACTGGCCATGGTAACGGGTGAGGGCCTTATCGTAATTCTGGCGGGCTTTTTAGAGAACCATTATGGAGATAACACCAAAGCTTGGAGCGTGACCATGACAGCCACGGCATTTTTGATGCTGGGGTTGACCATTTCCAACTTTTTTGCCGCTCCGAAATACGAATCATCGGCCAACATTGTGCTCGACAAACCAAAAGGGTTTTTAGAGGTGTTTGTGTCCTTTTTCAAAAAACCCAACATCGGTATTGCCCTGGCATTTATCCTCACCTATCGGTTGGGTGAATCACAGTTGGTGAAAATGGCGGCGCCTTTTTTGCTGGATCCCGTTGAAAAAGGCGGACTCGGTTATTCTACCGAGCAACTGGGCACCATTTTCGGCACCGTGGGGGTCATCATGCTTTCGGTCGGTGGAATTTTAGGTGGCATTCTCATCTCGCGCGACGGACTCAAAAAATGGATGTTGCCCATGATACTTTCCCTGAACGTACCGAACATCCTATATGCCATTTTGGCCCTTACCAAGACCACCAACATAGTGGCCGTAACAACCACTGTGGTGTTCGAAAAATTTGGGTATGGCTTTGGCTTCGCTGCCTTTCTCATGTACCTCATCTACATTGCAGAGGGCAAATCAAAGACTTCACATTATGCGATCGCCACCGGTTTTATGGCATTGGGCATGATGCTGCCCGGCATGTTGAGCGGTTTTATGCAAGAATGGCTGGGTTATGGTGGATTCTTTATTTGGGTGGTCATAGCGGCACTTCCTGCCCTATTGCTGCTGCCCTTTTTAAAATATCCTGCCGATTATGGCAAAAAAGGTGTTTCCGATGCGTAACCCACTCCCCTATTCGGAAGCGGTAAAGGCACTAACCCTTGAGGAAAAAGTAGGGCAATTGTTCATGCCCGCCGCCTTTATCAATGACACAGAGGAAGAAGTACGAAAACTGGAAAAACTGATTGCAGAGCACCATATCGGAAGCATCTGCTTTTTTCACAGTCGTGCCAGTGCCGCCACGAATTTCGAGGGAAAGAAAGAGGTGGTGCACAACGAAAACAGCTATGGCCGCCTAAAAACCCTGATTGCCCGTTACCAACAAGCGGCCCAACATCCGCTGTTGGTGGCCATTGATGCAGAATGGGGCTTGGCCATGCGTATTGAAAACACCCCGCAATACCCTTACGCCATTACCTTGGGGGCCATGCAGGGCGGTTCAGATTTGGTGTTCGAGGTGGGCAAGCAGATAGCCCTCGACTGCCGCAAAGCGGGCATCCATTGGAATTTGGCCCCCGTTGTCGATATCAATTTGAATCCCGAAAATCCAGTCATTGGCTATCGCTCTTTTGGAAGCGACAAGTACCAAGTGACGCAATATGCAAAATCTTTTATGGAAGGAATGGCGAGTGCCGGCATCCTCAACTCGATCAAACACTTTCCCGGGCATGGCGATACCGCCGTGGACTCCCATCTGGGGCTTCCGAAAATAGACAAAAGTAAATTGGTACTGCATGAAAACGAACTGTTCCCTTTCAACGAACTGATCAAAGAAGGGGTAGATTCGGTGATGGTCGGGCATTTGGCAGTACCCGCCCTTAGCAACGGCAAGGAAGCATCCGCCTCTGTATCCGAAGCAATTATTACTGGATTTTTGAGAAAGGAATTGGGCTGGAGCGGACCGGTCATCTCCGATGCGCTCAATATGCATGCGGTCTCCAAAAGCTATACCGAAAAGGGTTTGTTGGAATACGAGGCTTTTATGGCCGGAAACGACGTACTCTGCTTTGCAGACCACGTTACAGAGGGCATTGGACAGATTATTGAAAAAGGCAACCCTGAGCAAATTGAAGCAAGCTTCGAACGCCTTTGGAAACTCAAGGAAAAAGCTTTCGCGAAAAATGTGATCGAAGGCGATTTGCAGCAAGACGAAAAATTGATGCAAAAACTCGCCAAAGAAAGCCTTACACTGTTGAAAGGAACATCCCATACCTTGGAAAAATTCAGAACCGAGGGTTTTGGTTTGGTTGAAATAGGCAAAACGGACAACCTTTTTTCAGAACAACTTTTGGCGCAACAAAAGAACACTACAAATGTCGTTTTGGCGCTTTTTCCCCGACAGGTGAAACCAAAAAACAATTTTGGTTTTTCAGATTCTGAGTTACAGACAATTTCCAATGTCCTAGCACAGAAAAACACCGCACTCTATCTTTTTGGCAATCCGTTTGTCTTGAACTTGCTCGACTGGCAGCAAGCAAAAGCGGTGGTTGTTGCCTACCAAGATTTTAAGGTGTTTCAAGAGAACGCCCTACAACATTTCTTGGGCAACCTAGAAGCCAAAGGACAACTTCCGGTAACCATAAAGTAACGATGATGAGCAAGGTGTATCAAGTTTTGGGAATGATGTCGGGCACCTCGTTGGACGGACTCGATCTGGCGCACTGTCAAATTTGGAAAGAAGGGGAAAATTGGCACTTTGAACTCCATGAGTGCAAAACCATTGGCTACAGTGCCGACATGTACGAGAAGTTGAAGAATGCCATCCACCTTTCAGAAAAAGAGCATGACCAACTTCACGCAGTGTACGGACACTGGCTGGGCCAACAGGCAAAGATGTTTCTTGAAGAAAACCGTTTAAAGGTTGACTTTATAGCCAGCCATGGGCATACCTCGCACCACCGTCCCGATGAGGGGATCACCTTTCAACTGGGAGATGGCCAAGTGCTGGCCAATGTGTCGAAAGAAAAAGTGGTCTGTGACTTCCGTTCACTCGATGTAACCCTTGGCGGCCAAGGGGCGCCCTTGGTGCCCATTGGTGATGAACTGCTTTTTTCCGATTATGGGTTTTGCCTCAATTTAGGGGGTATCAGCAATATTTCCTTCCGGAAGGATGGCAAACGCATCGCCTATGATATTGGTATGGCCAACATGCCCCTCAATTATCTCACCGAGAAAATAGGGATGAAATACGATAAAGGGGGGCAACTTGCCAGGTCAGGAAAAATAGTGCCCCAACTTTTGTCAAAACTCAATGCGTTGGAATATTATCGTCAACCGTATCCCAAATCAACCGGCTATGAATGGTTTTCTGAAAAAGTGGCTCCTCTTTTAGATAATTCAAGGGCATCTGCCGAAGACCTGTTGCATACAGTGATCCGACACAACTGTGGGCAGATTTCACTGGCCATGCGAAAAGAACGTTCAAAAACCAATGGCAAAATGCTCGTTACGGGGGGCGGGGCCTTAAATGGTTTCTTTGTGGAAACGCTGCAACAAGAACTCGGGAACGACTGCACCATCCATATACCGTCAAAAAAAATAATAGAATACAAAG
This portion of the Flagellimonas lutaonensis genome encodes:
- a CDS encoding DeoR/GlpR family DNA-binding transcription regulator, coding for MLKEERQRTILNEVELHNRVLLTDIAEKLDVSIDTVRRDVKELDADNKLRKVHGGAVSLGFANYSPARNNVYALEQKMAIAEKAVKLLKDNSVILIDGGTTCLELARILPPKLNLTCFTLSLPVAMELLNKPNVETIFIGGVLSKDSQIAIGANAVHNLSQIKADYSFIGTGYVDAQFGLTEFDWDIVQTKKAVIQASKKTVLLCISEKLNSQHRFKTCELNDIDVMVTELDPDHPLLDNFRNQEIRLL
- a CDS encoding glycoside hydrolase family 10 protein — translated: MGRKFLLLLILALGSCAGLKYEKYPEQEFRGVWVATVVNIDWPKSGNDSVKKQKEDFLRILDFYDSLNFNTLIVQVRTAGDAFYLSEMAPWSRFLTGAEGVPKEGFEDPLQWMLDKTHERGMQFHAWFNPYRATFDLDTTILAETHDFYRHRDWMLKYGKKYYYNPGIPEVWKHLTKVVEEVVDKYDIDGVHFDDYFYPYKIKGEIFNDSLAYAENALPHQNLEDWRRANVDSLVQNIHQVIEGKKPWVRFGVSPFGVWKNQSTDPEGSETQAGQTTYEDLYADPLLWMQKGWLDYIVPQAYWSMHYPAASHEKIAQWWAQNSENTNLYMGNGPYKIRNNPDKAWKRKRELPKQLALARNIPQIKGNVFFSAKSLLNRHEDVVNKLRRNFYKRPAAVPPMANNAKKNIPKPAIASKKRLDKETELCVSHFDSVPRFVSLYTMNGSGEPDELLAKGYIPANESESCLRATFGRRQLKKGVGIMVEDAYGNRSDLQRATFDD
- a CDS encoding anhydro-N-acetylmuramic acid kinase translates to MMSKVYQVLGMMSGTSLDGLDLAHCQIWKEGENWHFELHECKTIGYSADMYEKLKNAIHLSEKEHDQLHAVYGHWLGQQAKMFLEENRLKVDFIASHGHTSHHRPDEGITFQLGDGQVLANVSKEKVVCDFRSLDVTLGGQGAPLVPIGDELLFSDYGFCLNLGGISNISFRKDGKRIAYDIGMANMPLNYLTEKIGMKYDKGGQLARSGKIVPQLLSKLNALEYYRQPYPKSTGYEWFSEKVAPLLDNSRASAEDLLHTVIRHNCGQISLAMRKERSKTNGKMLVTGGGALNGFFVETLQQELGNDCTIHIPSKKIIEYKEALVFALMGVLRLENQINVLGSVTGAKRDSCSGVVFRPQE
- the murQ gene encoding N-acetylmuramic acid 6-phosphate etherase; protein product: MADYKKITEQPSLYNDLEKMSTAEILRNINEEDKKVAFAVEKVIPQITKLVDATVERFQKGGRLFYIGAGTSGRLGILDASEIPPTYGMPHDRVIGLIAGGDVAIRKAVEFAEDDTKQAWKDLQEYAINKNDVLVGIAASGTTPYVLGGLEDAKKHGILTAGITNNPGSPLAKLVDIAIEIEVGPEFVTGSTRMKSGTSQKLALNMISSALMIKIGRVKGNKMVDMQLSNNKLVDRGTRYLVEALGMDYEEAGKALEKYGSVREALKALQN
- a CDS encoding MFS transporter, with protein sequence MKGIQKDKRAWAWVPLLYFTQGLPYVVVVTVSVIMYKKLGISNADIGLYTSWLYLPWVLKPLWSPFVDLKSTKRNWFLAMQLLISIALLGVGLTLPTNLFFVTTLACFWMAAFASATNDIASDGYYMIGLTEKKQSFFVGIRSTFYRLAMVTGEGLIVILAGFLENHYGDNTKAWSVTMTATAFLMLGLTISNFFAAPKYESSANIVLDKPKGFLEVFVSFFKKPNIGIALAFILTYRLGESQLVKMAAPFLLDPVEKGGLGYSTEQLGTIFGTVGVIMLSVGGILGGILISRDGLKKWMLPMILSLNVPNILYAILALTKTTNIVAVTTTVVFEKFGYGFGFAAFLMYLIYIAEGKSKTSHYAIATGFMALGMMLPGMLSGFMQEWLGYGGFFIWVVIAALPALLLLPFLKYPADYGKKGVSDA
- a CDS encoding glycoside hydrolase family 3 protein, which translates into the protein MRNPLPYSEAVKALTLEEKVGQLFMPAAFINDTEEEVRKLEKLIAEHHIGSICFFHSRASAATNFEGKKEVVHNENSYGRLKTLIARYQQAAQHPLLVAIDAEWGLAMRIENTPQYPYAITLGAMQGGSDLVFEVGKQIALDCRKAGIHWNLAPVVDINLNPENPVIGYRSFGSDKYQVTQYAKSFMEGMASAGILNSIKHFPGHGDTAVDSHLGLPKIDKSKLVLHENELFPFNELIKEGVDSVMVGHLAVPALSNGKEASASVSEAIITGFLRKELGWSGPVISDALNMHAVSKSYTEKGLLEYEAFMAGNDVLCFADHVTEGIGQIIEKGNPEQIEASFERLWKLKEKAFAKNVIEGDLQQDEKLMQKLAKESLTLLKGTSHTLEKFRTEGFGLVEIGKTDNLFSEQLLAQQKNTTNVVLALFPRQVKPKNNFGFSDSELQTISNVLAQKNTALYLFGNPFVLNLLDWQQAKAVVVAYQDFKVFQENALQHFLGNLEAKGQLPVTIK
- the nagB gene encoding glucosamine-6-phosphate deaminase; translated protein: MLETKKRDISYQPAGQFEETRFEKIHNVIFESSDEASLQVAEEIANLIRDKQSKGETCVLGLATGSSPIRVYEELVRMHREEGLSFKNVITFNLDEYLPMEKDNRQSYHHFMHEHLFNHVDIDPENINIPDGMVPPEKTKEYCLSYEKKIKDAGGIDFQLLGIGRTGHIGFNEPGSHYNSGTRVITLDHITRVDAGPAFLGIDNVPRKAITMGIATVRSARRIVLLAWGQNKADIIKKTIEGEISSEVPATYLQEHDNCTFVLDEAAGSELTRNKTPWLVDESLEWTEPLTAKAVVWLCSKTDKSILRLTDKDYNDNGMSGLLTQEDSYDLNIRMFNRLQHTITGWPGGKPNADDTKRPERAEPAKKRVIIFSPHPDDDVISMGGTFDRLVQQGHEVHVAYQTSGNIAVSDKDALRYAEIANTIAPSKEAQAIIDAIKAKKDSSIDPIEVRKLKGYIRRGESYAATRYLGLDDRYVHFLDLPFYETGTIKKKSLSEEDYQIMVDIIKKVKPHQIYAAGDLADPHGTHKVCLDAVLEAVKRLKKEPFMNDCWLWLYRGAWHEWDIDQIEMAVPMSPDQVLRKRNAIFCHQSQKDGVMFQGNDSREFWMRAEERNKETAEWYNKLGLADYAAMEAFVRYHF
- a CDS encoding serine hydrolase domain-containing protein, with amino-acid sequence MICTVSTGQAQLSPEALEAKAERNVEKFLLSNDDGAINAFIDRNMAQMSGESRKKTFEYLKRLRSQLRPYLDGIGVDLMNNIVLFNLSSDNGSKQLKVVLDHENDVISNLEVMKAADAMTITLENLGQTIDNLEQEGFAGLVHVRIKGEVFFEKGFGMANEKLNQKNTVNTIFGIGSRPIDFTVAAIFLLRQKGQIALEDTIDKYLDNVPEDKSSITIHHLLTGQSGFPDFFHTNEDWDADLRYIDRKEAVQRLLAQELLFEPGKGKKHSHGAFGLLAALIEIISGEPYYTFIRQNFLDPANMTRTGEYGESRGLTLTDFAVGHGPSSIGIPNIPPNWGKTSWLVKGSGGMYSTLNDLLGFYRLIRSGDVLNEENSLFFKGPTANMDGSDRGFELFNVYFPSDTEVFLFLNRQPDRDRARNVIKALEDLAKQHR